Proteins found in one Deinococcus hopiensis KR-140 genomic segment:
- a CDS encoding sensor domain-containing diguanylate cyclase has protein sequence MPGAPVPPDEAARLLDLAQYHVLDTAREEVFDRVTRLAARFLRVPVAVINFIDVDRQWGKAMVGLGDSEAPRQHSFCAWTILEDTPFVVPNAPADPRFADNPMVVGEPHIHMYAGAPLITPRGHRIGTLCITDDKPHPLDEEDLRALQDLAAMAINELELRSHVLQMQQQISTQADQAEDLRRSLAHARTLEAVHDLMDLPLTPEEAAREAAGLIGQAIRADWTGLIVFENGRPCTQRVYGQPELHPVLFDLAEHLNMAGHSVTHIMEGLTEPFYLDTYREHPSALPKVVEAGLQAAAWVPLGTWEGKTFLMLTLRVNQERELPWRDSDRTLLEAAGRSVRAAFHERVIWNATARAARQDALTGALNRRAFDEDLEQYQRSREAFTVALMDLDGFKALNDTEGHAQGDKVLGLFAQALQAEVGNRGGVYRLGGDEFVLLLPGVYADDEVNRMVEGAVSAAQQGATGRIGASVGVAHNLEAGQAAAVTELADARMYGAKRRRTSARKLSVE, from the coding sequence ATGCCCGGAGCGCCTGTCCCGCCTGATGAAGCTGCGCGCCTGCTTGATCTGGCGCAATATCACGTCCTCGATACGGCCCGTGAGGAAGTTTTTGACCGTGTAACCCGCCTCGCTGCCCGCTTCCTTCGCGTCCCAGTGGCGGTGATCAACTTCATTGATGTCGACCGGCAATGGGGGAAAGCCATGGTGGGTCTCGGCGATTCAGAGGCGCCCCGCCAGCACTCTTTCTGCGCGTGGACCATCCTGGAAGACACGCCCTTCGTCGTGCCCAACGCACCCGCTGATCCACGTTTCGCAGACAATCCCATGGTTGTGGGGGAACCCCACATTCATATGTACGCCGGTGCCCCGCTGATTACCCCTCGGGGTCACCGCATCGGTACCCTGTGTATCACGGACGACAAGCCGCATCCACTCGATGAAGAGGACCTCCGCGCCCTTCAAGACCTTGCGGCGATGGCCATCAACGAGTTGGAATTGCGCAGCCACGTGCTGCAGATGCAGCAGCAGATCAGTACCCAGGCAGACCAGGCCGAGGACCTGCGCCGGAGCTTGGCGCACGCCAGAACGTTGGAAGCTGTTCACGACCTGATGGACTTGCCACTTACGCCGGAAGAGGCGGCCCGGGAAGCCGCCGGCCTCATCGGGCAGGCGATTCGTGCGGACTGGACGGGGCTGATTGTCTTCGAGAACGGTCGACCCTGTACGCAGCGGGTGTATGGACAGCCGGAGCTCCACCCGGTCCTGTTTGACCTGGCCGAGCACCTCAATATGGCGGGGCACAGCGTCACCCACATCATGGAGGGGCTCACCGAGCCGTTTTACCTCGATACGTACCGTGAACATCCCAGCGCGCTCCCCAAGGTTGTTGAGGCAGGGTTGCAGGCGGCCGCCTGGGTTCCCCTGGGGACCTGGGAGGGAAAGACGTTCTTGATGCTGACTCTGCGGGTAAATCAGGAGCGGGAACTGCCCTGGCGCGACAGCGACCGCACGCTTCTGGAAGCGGCGGGGCGGAGCGTGCGCGCAGCGTTTCACGAACGGGTGATCTGGAATGCGACCGCCCGGGCGGCAAGGCAAGACGCCCTCACCGGAGCGCTGAACCGCCGGGCCTTTGATGAAGACCTCGAGCAGTATCAGCGGTCACGAGAGGCGTTCACGGTGGCCCTGATGGACCTCGATGGGTTCAAGGCCCTGAACGATACTGAGGGGCATGCGCAGGGCGACAAGGTGCTTGGCCTGTTCGCACAGGCCCTGCAGGCCGAAGTGGGGAACCGGGGTGGAGTGTACCGGCTGGGTGGAGACGAGTTCGTGCTCCTGCTGCCAGGCGTTTACGCGGATGACGAGGTAAACCGGATGGTGGAGGGAGCGGTGTCCGCAGCGCAGCAGGGGGCGACCGGCCGGATTGGTGCCAGTGTGGGGGTGGCGCACAACCTGGAGGCGGGCCAAGCTGCCGCAGTCACAGAACTGGCGGACGCGCGCATGTACGGGGCCAAGCGCCGCCGCACATCCGCACGAAAGCTCTCCGTGGAGTAA